The Nicotiana tomentosiformis chromosome 2, ASM39032v3, whole genome shotgun sequence genome includes the window aaaaCTTTGATTGATTAATTCTATCAATCAAAGATATGGGAAACAGTCTAAGGTGTTGTTTGGCTTGTGTTCTTCCTTGTGGAGCTCTAGATTTAATTCGTATTGTACACTTAAATGGACATGTAGAAGAAATTACAAGTCCAATTACAGCTTCTGAAGTTTTGAAAAATTACCCAAATCATGTTTTGAGTAAACCATGTTCTCAAGGTACAATGGCTCGCCGGATTTTGATCTTGTCGCCGGAATCCGAGCTCAAAAGAGGTAGTATATATTTCTTGATTCCGGCAGCTTCCGTGCCGGAAAAGAAAAAATCCGGCAACCCCATCAAGAAATCATCCAAAAGTATTAAAATCAAGAAATGCCACGTCAGCATCCCCGACGGTGATCGGGATTTAAGCGATAGTACGACGTCGTCGTCTCGTAGGGACCGCCGGAGCGGTAAGGTTGCTATATGGAAACCTCATCTAGAAAGCATTTCTGAGGACTAAACGTGTTTGGTACGAcgaagagaaaaatattttctctcaTACATATTTTGGAGGAAAAACCAAACTTTTTTTGTTTACCCTTTTGAAGGGtaatttcctcttcttctttttttcttttcattttgtgGATATATTTaccttttttttgtttatttttattttccatCTGCATGTAATAATAGCAGATTCGGATTGAGAGCGATGTTTAGCCTAAGGAAATTTACAAGAGAGAGATAGAGAGTGATTTTGAAAGTTGTACTCAAAATGAGGAAATGGTACTTTAAAAAGTATCTTTCTGTTTTTCCTCTTTCTTGTAAATTTATGGGGCTTCAATATAACTTATGTGTTGTTATAATTGTAATTATTCTTTCTTGATCCCAAGATCAAAGCAAATAAGTCAATTTTCATCTCATTTAAAGTAAAGGGTATAAATTTGATTTATAGGAGCAGTCGGAGATCTAAAATTTAGACATAATGGGCAACTAATgtataatactccctccgtttctaTTTATGTGAATTTATTTGACTGggtacgaaatttaagaaaaaaagacaaaactgtaaatcattgcataaagataaattGTTTCAAGAAAAgagattatttttttttgtacggattaaaaaggaaataagttcacataaattgaaacggattgAGTAATTCTTTACACTAATGTCCTTCAATTTGCAGATTAGGTTAATATTTTTATTGTCAAATATAAATCATAATTAGCTTTGGGATTAATATTTTTTAGATTAGGATCTCGAAGTAGGTTTTGGAGTCATGTCACGGGCACCTATGTAGGCCAAATTAAGGGGGAGAAACATGGAACTATTCAATGTATTCTCTTTCTTTATATATCAAACTTAAAAATCTGGTGATTTAGCTGTCATCTAATAAAATAGATGAATGTCAATGATTGTTTTGATAGTTAGCTTAGTAAACAATTTCTTTCCAAGCAACAACGATTGGGGTTGAGGGATAAGTATCCTTTATTTGTAACTAGAAGTTTCAAATTCGAGCATTGAATATAAAATCGTTTATTGAACCTCAACAAATACAAGAGTAGAAAACTAAAAAAACAATTTCGCTCTTACTTCTAGTGTAAAGCAATTAATGATCCAACAAAAGAGTTAATTTATCTATAGCAATCATAGAATCATTAGTAATAACCATGTGTAATGTTGGTCAAAGTGATCATAACCGGCAGCAATAGGCTTACGTGGGGTTCCTTTTTGGCAAAGAGTTCtttctataattataaataaaCATCTTAACTAATGCTATATATTAAGGATGATTATTTAACGTGTATGGACTCATGATAATTTAAAGATCTAATTATCATTTAAATCTAGTTATCATTTACTAATTCTAATATTTAAGATAAAATTTACCTGTAATTAGTTTGTAAGTGATCAAATTGTATAAATATTATATACTTGCTAGTAGTACTCAAAACTTAGaatcataaatattataaagTGTTTGTATTCTATGTATTGACCGTTAAAAAGTATATACACAATCAAGTCACCCAAACAGTGGCGGAGTCAGAATTTTCGTTAAGGGgcgtcaaaatatataaaaataaacatatcAAGAAATTAAGGGGaatcaatacatagtatatatacatataatttatttttttacctagcTACACAGTGTATTTTTCATGCGAAGGGGTGTCAATTTGACACCccttcctataaggtggctccgccactgcacCCAAAAGGTAATTATATATAATATACTTAATAGCATTAATTGGTAACCTAGATTAAACGATAAGTAACTTATTTATAACATGTTAAATAACACTGAATATATAAAGAATCATTACACTGACAATGTGTATAACTTAAAATTAAAATCCAATTCATAAATAAATATGTTGACAATTTATTTCTTACTTCTAATGTAAATTAATAAATTAGTTACATAACAAAGAGTTAATTTAATTATGTATAGCAATCATAGTATCATAAATAACCATGTGTAATGTTGGTCAAAGCGATAACCAGCTTCGGTGGATGTTTAATCGTCTTGCAGCTTTATGTTTTGGCAAAAAGTTCTATCTATAATTATCAACATCTCAACTAAAGTTAAAAATCTTAAATATGTTTATCATATTGATACAAGTTGTGTGAAGCATTTTGTTAGTCTGTTCATCTACCTTAAATATGTTCTTAATGTTTGATCTAATTAATAATTAAGCTAGTTATTACTACTCTAGAATTAGGTTCATTAATATTGTACATTCCTCATGATATTAGCTTTTAACAAcaattttttcatttttaaaattttgggGTGTAAACAAGCAGCGAATAGTACGAGAGGAGTATTACAGAAGAAGAAAAGTGATCTATCGAGATTTGAAATGATCTTTGTTAAGATTGGAACCTTAcacttaagtaactccaaccttTACCTTTTTATATCTTAGATATTTctgagtccggaaccaaaatgtagttcttttggactcaaagaacaaAAATATGTGGGAAAAGAATTTGGGGACCATAATATGTATAGTGCGttatttcaccgcgctataccttaacgacacgtttgtccgttaaggtatagcgtggTGAAATATCGCGCTATACTTAATTATTGGGCCCACTAATAATTCTTCTGATATTAGCTGACATACCAATAATTCAACAGGGTATAACGCTGTTAAATGCCGTGCTATACGTAAAAGTTGGGCTCACTAATAAATCTTCTGAACTAAATTGACAGACCaataattcaactgggtataACGCACatatttaaggcgctatacatcaattttttctttatttaaagAGTTTCAggaggattttgtaaaaatccattcagaatccttcaagtcttccgaaatatttattcgttaagttattttgcattttgtcataatgtctgaagagcgaaaaatTAGAATTTCATTATATTGGGAGGAGAGGGGGgaggttgtggtggagaataactcaagatactatagttgttctccacagtgtcatgttaagttgccacttacaatggagtacgatacattggtatcattgttatgtaaaaaaaaatgagtgtgagcaaacgttcggtgaatattaaagtaactgGAAGATATCTATATTAtgttactccgcaaggggttacttgttatgctgagtttaacatcgaagacgatgaaactctaagagattttttgaggactctggATGAACATCGGGAAtatcttgtgataaaaatattggaaatgtacgtTAAGGCTGAAGttgttcgcaataatgaggttccgcAAAGTAGGGATATCCCTCGATcatcgtatggttattttggagcagttttagcagAACAAGTtccgggtgaaagagtttggcctgatctaaacttatctccacgggcgaatgaggagtgaggaaataatttctcccctactttacataatccacaagccgagtggtaaacttcaatttttcttcgtgttatgatatttatttttatgtaatgaatttgtattaacactcaaatattccacagggggtaccggccagatatgaattttacaagttatgaaccaacggcCAGTTagaatatgcctagttttggtgtgttgaATCATAGTGGTGCATCTAGGAGTCATCataggggagattatgtcgagcctcgacctcgagtccgtagcctcgcctatcaacccgcctcctagctaaagggagaaacggtggaggtggtgcatccggagcGATGGGTGGTAGAGGTGGTTGCAACTACAGGAACCGCCCcaagcccaaacctaatatacaatgtggacgtaaaatttaaggtatatttttactatgtatgttaataatcatgaaaataattgactatgttttcacctgcagcagcGGCAAAAATCCGGCAACGTTtcgctgggtgcccatgctcgcccggcaTATCTGCCTATACAAATAACCAAGAACAGCTGCACCCTAACTGTAaccaggtaaatcatctagccactcaagatgatgaagaaatctcaagc containing:
- the LOC104113831 gene encoding uncharacterized protein; amino-acid sequence: MGNSLRCCLACVLPCGALDLIRIVHLNGHVEEITSPITASEVLKNYPNHVLSKPCSQGTMARRILILSPESELKRGSIYFLIPAASVPEKKKSGNPIKKSSKSIKIKKCHVSIPDGDRDLSDSTTSSSRRDRRSGKVAIWKPHLESISED